DNA from Orbaceae bacterium lpD01:
ATAATAAAGATATGCAAGAGGATAAAGAGTCGTTATTTGATGCTCTTGATACTTGGCATGACTGTTTAGATATGGCTGCTTTAGTGCTTGAAGGTCTTGAGATCAATTATGCCCGATGCTGTGAGGCCGCTCAGCAAGGTTATGCTAATGCGACTGAGTTGGCTGATTATTTGGTGGCCAAAGGTGTGCCTTTCCGCGAAGCGCATCATATTGTTGGCGCCGCTGTGGTGGGAGCTATCGCGAAACAGAGAGCATTAGAAGCATTAACGCTCACCGAATTAAAGGTTTTTTCACCGGTGATTGAGGAAGATGTTTATCCAATTCTATCGCTTGAGTCTTGTTTGGCAAAACGCAATGCGAAAGGCGGCGTTGCCGCTTCGCAAGTAAAACTCGCGATAGAGGATGCCAAAAAAGCATTGAGCACCATGTAATTTAAGTTTGGTTCTACCTCTAGATTAAAAGGCCTATCCCGCAACGGTGTACCGATGGATAGGCTTTTTTGTACCCAACTAGTTGAGTATCTATGTTTTTGTGCTTAAGCCTCAGTGTCTAAAAACTGTTGATAGAGCCGCTCAAAAGGGAGCTTGCGGCTGATGACAACGAAACGCGATTGCGGCACTTCATCTGCTTGCCATAATGCAGCATAATCAAATCCTACCACTTTATGTACGCCCTGTACGATAAGCTTGGCCGGATTATCTTTAATCGCCAGTACGCCTTTATAACGCAACATATCATTACCGTATTGTTCAATCAGCGTCTCGACAAAGGCGCCAATTGTTTTGATATCAAGTTCTCCAGCTTCAAAAAGATAAGAGCGGATGTCATCATTATAGGATAAATGCTGACTCGTGGGCTGTTGGATCAATGGTTGATAATGGGTTGATTGCGGACGCTGAGCATCGATAACAAAAAAACCTTTATTCATCTCAAGCTCATCGGTCAGTTCAAAGGCATGAATATCCAGCCAGGCCGCTTTGGGGATTTCACCTTTTACCGCGACAAACAGCGTTGCTTTACGATTAATTGTCGCGAGCCGGTGGAGGACAGTCTCTTTTTGGGCGGTGCTAATACGATCAGTTTTGGTGAGTATCAGTCTGTCGGCAAAGCCAATTTGCGAATGCGCAACACGATGTTCATCCAGTTGTTTGAGAATATGTTCACTATCAACCAGGGTAATAATGCCATCGATCTCAAAGGTCTCGCGGATTAAGGTATCAATAAAAAAGGTTTGCAGGATGGGCGCCGGATCGGCCAGTCCGGTTGTTTCGATAATCAGACGATCAAAGTGCAGTGTGCCGGCTAACCTACGTTGATTGAGCTGGTGAAGTGCCGTGGTTAATTCGCCCTGAACACTACAGCAGATACAGCCATTAGTCATCTCCAGCACTTCAATATTTTGAGCCGAAGGGAACAGTTGGCTGTCGATATTGGTTGGACCAAACTCATTTTCAATAATCAGAATTTTTTCTGTTTTATCTTGTGTTAGCAAGTAGTTAATCAAGGTGGTTTTGCCGGCACCTAAAAAGCCGGTTAAAATGGTGACAGGTAATAGGGCTTGAGTCGTCATAGGCTCACCTAATATGGATTGTTGTGATGATTAATGGTTATTGTTGTCGGATTGATCATTGGGTCGTTGTTTATGATGGCAGATA
Protein-coding regions in this window:
- a CDS encoding GTP-binding protein, which encodes MTTQALLPVTILTGFLGAGKTTLINYLLTQDKTEKILIIENEFGPTNIDSQLFPSAQNIEVLEMTNGCICCSVQGELTTALHQLNQRRLAGTLHFDRLIIETTGLADPAPILQTFFIDTLIRETFEIDGIITLVDSEHILKQLDEHRVAHSQIGFADRLILTKTDRISTAQKETVLHRLATINRKATLFVAVKGEIPKAAWLDIHAFELTDELEMNKGFFVIDAQRPQSTHYQPLIQQPTSQHLSYNDDIRSYLFEAGELDIKTIGAFVETLIEQYGNDMLRYKGVLAIKDNPAKLIVQGVHKVVGFDYAALWQADEVPQSRFVVISRKLPFERLYQQFLDTEA